Proteins encoded in a region of the Leptotrichia sp. OH3620_COT-345 genome:
- the rfbC gene encoding dTDP-4-dehydrorhamnose 3,5-epimerase: MNNFTVRNTPIKDLVIIETKVFGDSRGFFMETYNQKSFEELGLTMKFVQDNHSKSKKGVLRGLHFQTRNTQGKLVRVIKGRVFDVAVDLRKKSETYGQWYGVELSEENKLMFYVPEGFAHGFLTLEDDTEFVYRCTDLYSPEYDSGILWNDETLRINWKFEEFGINPETLTISEKDQKQQKFNPEKNYFE; encoded by the coding sequence ATGAATAATTTTACAGTTAGAAATACTCCTATAAAGGATTTGGTAATAATAGAGACAAAAGTATTTGGAGATTCAAGAGGATTTTTTATGGAAACGTACAATCAGAAGTCTTTTGAAGAATTGGGTCTTACAATGAAATTTGTTCAGGATAACCACTCAAAATCCAAAAAAGGAGTTTTAAGAGGACTTCATTTTCAAACTAGGAATACTCAGGGGAAGCTTGTAAGAGTTATAAAAGGGCGTGTTTTTGATGTTGCAGTAGATTTAAGAAAAAAAAGTGAGACCTACGGGCAATGGTATGGAGTAGAACTTTCTGAAGAAAATAAACTGATGTTTTATGTACCTGAAGGATTTGCTCATGGATTTCTGACTCTTGAAGACGATACGGAATTTGTGTATAGATGTACTGATTTATATTCTCCTGAATATGACAGCGGAATTTTATGGAATGATGAAACTCTCAGAATAAACTGGAAATTTGAAGAATTTGGAATAAATCCTGAAACTCTTACAATTTCTGAAAAAGATCAAAAACAACAGAAATTCAATCCTGAAAAAAATTATTTTGAATAG
- a CDS encoding YfcC family protein encodes MEKKKGFKIPSSYTVLYILIVSVTILTWLIPAGEYEKNKAGQLIAGTYKMVESNPQGFYDILMAPVTGMLGNDKTSGAMGVALFILVVGGFLGVVTETKALDVSIASVIKNNKGKEKNLIPLLMILFAIGGTTYGMAEETIAFYPLLIPIMIGVGFDTITAVAVILIGSQIGCLASTVNPFATGVASDTAGISIGDGIFWRLVFLVIMTLISIIYVYRYASRIEKNPEKSYVFSHYKSDAEHFKLDNTKNTPTKKQKYVLFVFSATFFIMILSLIPWSDFGITIFNQLNNFLLNLPIIGGFFRHSAPLGTWYFPEITMLFIIMSILTAFVYGMPEKVFIDSFIKGCGEFVSVAMVAGVSRGIQVIMNDGLITATVLNWGETGLRGLSSQAFIVLTYLFYLPMSFLIPGTSSLAGATMGLLGPLGEFVNVRSHLVITAFQAASGVLNLITPTSGVVMGALAIGRIDITTWWKFTAKLVAIVIAVSIVILVTATFF; translated from the coding sequence ATGGAAAAGAAAAAAGGATTTAAAATACCTTCATCTTATACGGTATTGTATATCCTTATAGTATCAGTAACTATTTTAACATGGCTTATTCCTGCAGGTGAATATGAAAAAAATAAAGCAGGACAACTTATTGCGGGAACGTACAAAATGGTAGAATCAAATCCTCAAGGATTTTATGACATTCTCATGGCTCCGGTAACGGGTATGCTAGGTAATGATAAAACATCCGGAGCAATGGGTGTTGCCTTATTTATTCTTGTTGTTGGAGGATTTTTAGGCGTAGTAACCGAAACAAAAGCTCTGGATGTAAGTATCGCTTCTGTCATCAAAAATAACAAAGGAAAAGAAAAAAATCTGATTCCGTTACTCATGATTCTTTTTGCCATAGGTGGAACTACATATGGAATGGCTGAAGAAACTATAGCATTTTATCCTCTTCTCATTCCCATAATGATAGGAGTAGGATTTGATACTATTACTGCCGTTGCAGTTATACTCATAGGATCCCAGATAGGATGTCTTGCTTCCACTGTCAATCCTTTTGCTACAGGAGTTGCCTCGGATACTGCCGGTATCAGTATAGGAGACGGTATTTTCTGGCGTCTTGTTTTCCTCGTTATAATGACTCTCATATCAATCATTTATGTTTACAGATATGCAAGCAGAATTGAAAAAAATCCTGAAAAATCTTATGTTTTTTCCCACTATAAAAGTGATGCTGAACATTTTAAACTCGACAATACTAAAAATACACCGACTAAAAAACAAAAATATGTACTATTTGTATTTTCAGCTACATTTTTTATAATGATACTTAGTTTAATTCCTTGGTCTGATTTCGGAATCACTATTTTTAACCAATTAAATAACTTTTTACTTAATCTTCCTATAATAGGAGGCTTTTTTAGACATTCTGCTCCTTTAGGAACATGGTATTTTCCTGAAATTACCATGCTATTTATTATAATGTCCATTTTGACGGCTTTTGTCTACGGTATGCCTGAAAAAGTGTTTATCGATTCATTTATAAAGGGATGCGGTGAATTTGTGAGTGTTGCTATGGTTGCAGGAGTTTCAAGAGGAATACAGGTGATTATGAATGACGGTTTAATTACCGCTACTGTTTTGAATTGGGGAGAGACCGGACTCAGAGGATTATCTTCTCAAGCTTTTATTGTATTAACATATTTATTTTATCTGCCTATGTCATTTTTAATTCCGGGAACTTCAAGTCTTGCAGGAGCAACAATGGGACTTTTAGGTCCTCTCGGAGAATTTGTAAATGTTCGTTCACATCTTGTCATTACAGCATTCCAAGCCGCATCAGGAGTTTTAAATCTTATTACACCTACATCAGGCGTTGTTATGGGAGCATTAGCAATAGGGCGCATTGATATTACTACATGGTGGAAATTTACAGCTAAACTTGTTGCAATAGTTATTGCTGTGAGTATTGTTATTTTAGTAACGGCTACTTTCTTTTAA
- a CDS encoding GtrA family protein — MKKIKKVDKFEILKFLIGGGSAVLIDFIVYKLLMNLGIERTFSKTVSFICGSIIGFIINKYWTFKSSEFSVLEIMKYIILYTITAFANSQVNKYVIMNFKYELFAFLCATGISTILNFLGQKFLIFKHNKKGEKII, encoded by the coding sequence ATGAAAAAAATAAAAAAAGTTGATAAATTTGAAATTTTAAAATTTCTTATTGGAGGAGGAAGTGCAGTTCTTATAGATTTTATAGTTTACAAATTATTGATGAATCTAGGGATAGAAAGAACTTTTTCTAAAACAGTTTCATTCATATGTGGTTCCATAATAGGATTTATAATTAATAAGTATTGGACTTTTAAAAGTTCTGAATTTTCAGTTTTGGAAATTATGAAATATATAATTTTATATACTATAACGGCATTTGCAAATTCACAAGTGAATAAGTATGTTATAATGAATTTTAAATACGAGTTATTTGCATTTTTATGTGCAACAGGAATAAGTACAATTTTAAATTTTTTAGGACAAAAATTTTTAATTTTTAAACATAATAAAAAAGGAGAAAAAATAATATGA
- a CDS encoding family 16 glycosylhydrolase, with the protein MNKIKLLILMSLLIGNRSFSAESVKEKSDKISIPKAGKTSTISTDIEETENSEIEEKEKIKTKILFKKKIKDSEIQWKLVWNDEFDGDDLDKTKWDYWENDNPWKNGNYVDENGVLIDQYGFNVKHYYLKDNVKVKNGKLIIELKKEDNKTVKIDKKERKILYSSGAIHTKDIYNVKTGKIEMRAAMPKGIGVWPAFWMWPEGYSQSFPKPAQGEIDIFEIYGEDLRKVTGTLHALKSDNTYESFIGKDLKISRKKPDLTEFNVYALEWDEKEIKWLFNGKVFKKVSMKKVSRKTENPFNQPYYLMINVALQNKTGEDEDVHFPTEMKVDYVRVYQK; encoded by the coding sequence GTGAATAAAATTAAATTATTAATATTAATGTCGTTATTAATCGGAAATAGAAGTTTTTCAGCAGAATCAGTGAAAGAAAAATCGGACAAGATAAGTATACCTAAAGCGGGGAAAACTTCGACTATAAGTACAGACATAGAGGAAACGGAAAATTCCGAAATAGAAGAAAAAGAAAAAATTAAAACAAAGATACTGTTCAAAAAGAAAATAAAAGATTCCGAGATTCAATGGAAGCTTGTGTGGAATGATGAGTTTGATGGAGACGATCTTGACAAAACAAAGTGGGATTATTGGGAAAACGATAATCCTTGGAAAAATGGAAATTATGTCGACGAAAATGGAGTCTTGATTGATCAGTATGGTTTTAATGTGAAACATTATTATTTAAAAGATAATGTAAAAGTTAAGAATGGAAAATTAATAATAGAACTAAAAAAAGAAGATAATAAAACAGTAAAAATAGATAAAAAAGAAAGAAAAATTTTATATAGTTCAGGAGCTATACATACAAAAGATATTTATAATGTAAAAACAGGAAAAATAGAAATGAGAGCGGCAATGCCTAAAGGAATCGGAGTATGGCCTGCGTTCTGGATGTGGCCTGAAGGATATTCTCAATCTTTTCCCAAACCGGCACAGGGAGAAATAGATATATTTGAAATATATGGAGAAGATTTGAGAAAAGTAACAGGAACTTTACATGCATTAAAATCTGATAATACTTATGAATCATTTATAGGAAAGGATTTAAAAATTTCCAGAAAGAAACCTGATTTAACAGAGTTTAATGTTTATGCACTTGAGTGGGATGAAAAGGAAATAAAATGGCTTTTTAATGGTAAAGTTTTTAAAAAAGTATCTATGAAAAAAGTTTCAAGAAAAACAGAAAATCCATTTAATCAGCCTTATTATTTAATGATTAATGTAGCTCTTCAAAATAAGACAGGAGAAGATGAAGATGTTCATTTTCCTACTGAAATGAAAGTAGATTATGTTAGAGTTTATCAAAAATAA
- a CDS encoding uridine kinase, with protein MKKIKKFETFICIVIILKIIAMGVFSSDYQNIMFMRFIYGFIDKLKNGILTNPYSIFQNELNLFPYPPIMFIIELIGGLLSKNIKNIIIRNILFKIPSLIFDILGLYFLMKMFPNRRKYIGILYFASPIIFYSIYMHGQLDIIPTVFLIGSIYFLITKRNELMFSVMLALSLMTKFHILAVVPLFALYIQKKRGWLKAIKLLGLTFVISFMIIFPFFDKNGNFLRMVIMNKEQNGITNIFIQYKNTKVYLSILAIMCIYLKAFSIKKINKNLLYSLCGILFSIFLILVLPMPGWYVWIVPFTAMFFINIKTDKYININIYVLLNILYLIYFILIHKTEFTSLYFLNYNFEFFKIKNPTVINTIFTILTASLSYISYMMYQLGITNNLLYKRKNNSFSIGISGDSGSGKSTLIEKIKNIFGEKNILFLEGDGDHKWERGNEMWNHVTALNPKANYIYKQAEDLEKLRKSQYVFRVEYDHDTGKFTEEYKVKSKPYIVLCGLHSLYLPQMRKNLDLKIYMDIDENLRRYWKIQRDVNKRGYKKEKVLEAIEKRMKDAVKYIYPQKKYADLIIKYYDNTLKDYISKEHNVNLNLEVTLSADINLEEFRIELERKGINIKYDYDADLITQVVTFYGQELNQKNIKFENIIEKLIPNLDEILEQDLTYSNNIDGIIETLILIMISYKMREEVKE; from the coding sequence ATGAAAAAAATAAAAAAATTTGAAACTTTCATTTGTATTGTAATAATTTTAAAAATAATAGCAATGGGAGTATTTTCATCAGATTATCAAAATATTATGTTCATGAGATTTATATACGGATTCATAGATAAACTAAAAAATGGAATTTTAACAAATCCTTATAGTATATTTCAAAATGAATTAAATTTGTTTCCTTATCCACCAATTATGTTTATTATTGAACTGATAGGAGGATTATTATCAAAAAATATAAAAAATATAATTATTAGAAATATACTATTTAAAATTCCTTCTCTTATTTTTGATATATTGGGATTATATTTTTTAATGAAAATGTTTCCTAATAGAAGAAAATACATAGGAATTTTATATTTTGCTTCTCCAATCATATTTTATTCTATATATATGCATGGTCAATTAGATATAATACCCACAGTATTTTTAATAGGTTCAATTTATTTTCTTATAACGAAAAGAAATGAATTAATGTTTTCCGTTATGTTAGCACTGTCATTGATGACAAAGTTTCATATATTGGCAGTAGTTCCTTTATTCGCTTTGTACATACAAAAAAAGAGAGGATGGCTTAAAGCAATAAAGTTATTAGGATTAACTTTTGTTATTTCTTTTATGATTATATTCCCATTCTTTGATAAAAATGGAAATTTTTTGAGAATGGTTATAATGAATAAAGAACAAAATGGTATAACTAATATTTTTATACAATATAAAAATACAAAAGTTTATCTTTCAATTTTAGCTATAATGTGTATATATCTTAAAGCGTTTAGTATAAAGAAAATAAACAAAAATTTATTATATAGTCTTTGTGGAATTCTATTTTCAATTTTTTTAATTCTTGTATTACCTATGCCAGGATGGTATGTTTGGATTGTTCCATTTACAGCAATGTTTTTTATAAATATAAAAACTGATAAATATATTAATATAAATATTTATGTGTTGTTAAATATTCTTTATTTAATATATTTTATTTTAATACACAAAACAGAGTTTACGAGTTTGTATTTTTTAAATTATAATTTTGAATTTTTTAAAATAAAAAATCCCACAGTTATAAACACAATATTTACAATATTGACAGCTTCATTGTCATATATAAGTTACATGATGTATCAACTAGGAATTACAAATAATTTACTTTATAAAAGAAAAAATAATTCTTTTTCCATTGGAATATCAGGCGATAGTGGTAGTGGTAAAAGTACTTTAATAGAAAAAATAAAAAATATATTTGGAGAAAAAAATATACTTTTTCTTGAAGGAGATGGAGATCATAAGTGGGAAAGGGGAAATGAAATGTGGAATCATGTAACAGCCTTAAATCCTAAAGCAAATTATATATATAAACAGGCAGAAGATTTAGAAAAGTTGAGAAAAAGTCAATATGTATTTAGAGTAGAATATGACCATGATACAGGAAAATTTACTGAAGAATATAAAGTAAAGTCAAAACCGTATATAGTTCTTTGTGGTTTACATTCACTTTATTTACCTCAAATGAGAAAAAATTTAGATTTAAAAATATATATGGATATAGATGAAAATTTAAGACGATATTGGAAGATACAAAGAGATGTTAATAAAAGAGGATATAAGAAAGAAAAAGTTTTAGAAGCTATAGAAAAAAGAATGAAAGATGCAGTAAAATATATTTATCCTCAAAAAAAATATGCAGATTTGATAATAAAATATTATGATAACACATTAAAAGACTATATAAGTAAAGAACATAATGTAAATTTGAATTTAGAAGTAACTTTAAGTGCAGATATTAATCTTGAGGAATTTAGAATAGAACTCGAAAGAAAAGGAATTAATATAAAATATGATTATGATGCAGATCTTATAACTCAAGTAGTTACTTTTTATGGTCAAGAGTTAAATCAAAAAAATATAAAGTTTGAAAATATTATTGAAAAATTAATTCCTAATTTAGATGAAATTTTGGAACAAGATTTAACATACTCAAATAATATTGATGGAATAATAGAAACATTAATATTGATTATGATAAGTTATAAAATGAGAGAAGAGGTGAAGGAATGA
- the rfbD gene encoding dTDP-4-dehydrorhamnose reductase — MNILIIGKKSKLGKEFEKLFKKLGFFYFSTDIEVLDISDKKSMKDFFSAKNNFTHIINCAAYNNVDRAEIENEECFKVNKNAPIIIAEYAKKMGAVFVAYSTDFVFDGEKKDPYIEEDNVNPLSIYGKSKSEMETEVLKKYKKSFVIRTSWLFGEGGENFNTQVMNWSKDNNILKIVDDQISAPTYAKDLAYFSWKLIQTEKYGLYHITNNGEASKYEQAEYLLNKLKWNGKLKRAKTEEFNLSAKRPEYSKLSSIKIEKLLNEKIPEWKDAIDRFLIEIENK; from the coding sequence ATGAACATACTAATTATCGGTAAAAAAAGTAAATTAGGAAAAGAATTTGAAAAATTATTTAAAAAATTAGGATTTTTTTATTTTTCAACAGACATTGAAGTTTTAGATATTTCAGATAAAAAATCAATGAAAGATTTTTTTAGTGCTAAAAATAACTTCACTCATATAATAAATTGTGCTGCATATAATAATGTGGATAGAGCAGAAATAGAAAATGAAGAATGTTTTAAAGTAAATAAAAATGCTCCAATAATTATTGCAGAATATGCTAAAAAAATGGGAGCTGTATTTGTGGCATATTCCACTGATTTTGTTTTTGATGGAGAAAAAAAAGATCCTTATATAGAGGAAGATAATGTCAATCCGTTATCAATATATGGAAAATCAAAATCTGAAATGGAAACAGAAGTTTTAAAAAAATATAAAAAATCATTTGTTATAAGAACTTCATGGTTGTTTGGAGAAGGGGGAGAAAATTTTAATACACAAGTTATGAACTGGAGTAAAGATAATAATATACTTAAAATAGTTGATGACCAGATATCTGCACCGACTTATGCAAAAGATTTGGCATATTTTTCATGGAAACTTATACAAACAGAAAAATATGGTTTGTATCATATTACAAATAACGGTGAGGCAAGTAAATATGAACAGGCTGAATATTTATTGAACAAGCTGAAATGGAATGGAAAATTGAAGAGAGCAAAAACTGAAGAATTTAATCTTTCTGCAAAAAGACCTGAATATTCAAAATTATCTTCAATAAAAATAGAAAAACTTTTAAATGAAAAAATACCTGAATGGAAAGATGCAATAGACAGATTTTTAATTGAAATTGAAAATAAATAG
- a CDS encoding HAD family hydrolase → MIKGIILDLDDTLYNYKKLNDLAIEEICKFTCKNLKISEEKFIKAFEAAKKNVKKQLTEKVASSHNRMLYCQKTLENLGENPLSLSLKMYNIYWNYILKNMKLNKNVLELLKFCKKEKIKVGICTDLTVNIQHKKIKKLKIDKYINALVTSEEAGEEKPSFKMYDLILKKLKISPQEALFIGDNLKKDVEGPSKYGMKTLLFSSEINEKYESIKNFNEVLEKLKDEKNKKS, encoded by the coding sequence ATGATAAAGGGGATTATATTGGATTTGGATGATACACTATATAATTATAAAAAATTAAACGATCTTGCAATAGAAGAAATTTGTAAATTTACATGTAAAAATCTTAAAATATCTGAAGAAAAATTTATCAAAGCGTTTGAAGCAGCTAAAAAGAATGTAAAAAAACAGTTAACAGAAAAAGTTGCATCATCACATAATAGAATGCTTTACTGTCAGAAAACACTTGAAAATTTAGGAGAAAATCCATTGTCTTTATCTTTAAAGATGTATAACATTTATTGGAACTATATTTTAAAAAATATGAAATTAAATAAAAATGTTTTAGAGTTATTGAAATTTTGTAAAAAAGAAAAAATAAAAGTAGGTATATGTACAGATTTGACAGTAAATATACAACATAAAAAAATTAAGAAATTAAAAATAGATAAATATATTAATGCACTTGTTACAAGTGAGGAAGCAGGAGAGGAGAAACCCTCTTTTAAAATGTATGATTTAATTTTAAAAAAATTAAAAATAAGTCCACAAGAAGCTTTATTTATAGGAGATAATTTGAAAAAAGATGTTGAGGGACCTTCAAAATACGGTATGAAAACACTATTGTTTTCTTCAGAAATAAATGAAAAATATGAATCTATAAAGAATTTTAATGAAGTATTGGAGAAATTAAAGGATGAAAAAAATAAAAAAAGTTGA
- a CDS encoding glycosyltransferase family 2 protein, with protein MNLSIIVPCYNEEKNIRLILEKFKKVITNEKIEVILVNNGSTDNSERILENLLPKYFFAKTVFVPVNQGYGYGILQGLKEAKGKFIGWTHADMQTDPKDVIKAYKILEENNWDKNLYIKGNRKKRPFLDQIFTFGMSLFETIFMRKVLYDINAQPNIFSKEFFLIWENPPKDFSFDLYALYMAKKKNLKVIRFDVLFPERIHGKSTWNTGLGAKWKFIKRTLTFSIELKRRGIK; from the coding sequence ATGAATTTATCAATAATAGTACCTTGTTATAATGAAGAAAAAAATATTAGACTAATACTTGAAAAATTTAAAAAAGTTATTACTAATGAAAAAATAGAAGTTATTTTAGTAAACAATGGTTCTACGGATAATTCAGAAAGGATTTTAGAAAATTTACTTCCAAAATACTTTTTTGCTAAAACTGTATTTGTACCAGTAAATCAAGGATATGGTTATGGGATTTTACAAGGGTTGAAAGAAGCTAAAGGAAAATTTATTGGGTGGACACATGCAGATATGCAGACGGATCCAAAAGATGTCATAAAAGCATATAAGATTTTAGAAGAAAATAATTGGGATAAAAATTTATACATTAAGGGAAATAGAAAAAAAAGACCATTTTTAGATCAAATTTTTACCTTTGGGATGTCTTTATTTGAAACAATATTTATGAGGAAAGTTTTATATGATATAAATGCACAACCTAATATATTTTCTAAAGAATTTTTTCTAATATGGGAAAACCCTCCAAAGGATTTTTCTTTTGATTTATATGCATTGTATATGGCCAAAAAGAAAAATTTAAAGGTAATAAGATTTGACGTTTTATTTCCTGAAAGAATTCATGGAAAATCTACTTGGAATACTGGATTGGGAGCAAAATGGAAATTTATAAAAAGAACTTTAACATTTAGTATAGAATTAAAAAGAAGAGGTATAAAATAA
- a CDS encoding class II aldolase/adducin family protein, whose amino-acid sequence MLEIDELVKMSKYAGMREDLVQAGGGNTSVKINDKIMYIKSSGYHLSEVERKTGYSKVNYKKIVEFFKNYNEDEITQEKEKKILEEILIEGNRPSIETFLHSITDKYTLHTHPVLVNIFTSRKNGMKILKEIFPNSIVITYKTPGIFLAKELFNEIIKYKDKKREIIFLKNHGLIISGENVEKVIEKNEKVLNILEKKLEVDMKAYKTSTHIYLKLNEILDNNIVYLCENQRIKSYLKKNKFQELKYWFSPDSLIYCGKRLLKLNNEEDLLKRAKTHINKYGKFNIIYYEENFYIVASNVKKAKEIESVLAFNLQILDENKNEKIELLSEREQNFLLNWDSEKYRKNM is encoded by the coding sequence ATGTTAGAAATAGATGAATTAGTGAAAATGTCAAAATATGCTGGAATGAGAGAAGATTTAGTACAAGCGGGAGGAGGAAATACATCTGTAAAAATAAATGATAAAATAATGTATATAAAATCTTCAGGATACCATCTCTCAGAAGTAGAAAGAAAAACGGGATATTCAAAAGTAAATTATAAAAAAATTGTTGAATTTTTTAAAAATTATAATGAAGATGAAATCACACAAGAAAAAGAAAAAAAAATATTAGAAGAAATATTGATAGAAGGAAATCGTCCATCTATAGAAACATTTTTACATTCTATAACTGATAAATATACATTACATACTCATCCTGTTTTAGTTAATATTTTTACATCCAGAAAAAATGGAATGAAAATATTAAAAGAAATCTTTCCTAATAGTATAGTAATAACTTATAAAACTCCTGGAATATTTTTAGCAAAAGAACTTTTTAATGAAATCATAAAATATAAAGATAAAAAAAGAGAAATAATTTTTTTAAAAAATCATGGTTTAATAATAAGTGGAGAAAATGTAGAAAAAGTAATTGAAAAAAATGAAAAAGTATTAAATATTTTAGAAAAAAAATTAGAAGTAGATATGAAAGCATATAAAACTTCAACACACATATATCTAAAATTGAATGAAATTTTAGATAATAATATAGTATATTTATGTGAAAATCAGAGAATAAAAAGTTATTTAAAAAAAAATAAATTTCAAGAATTAAAATATTGGTTTTCTCCGGACAGTTTGATTTATTGTGGAAAAAGGTTATTGAAATTAAATAACGAAGAAGATTTGCTGAAAAGAGCCAAAACTCATATTAATAAATATGGGAAATTTAATATAATATATTATGAAGAAAATTTTTATATAGTTGCTTCTAATGTAAAAAAAGCAAAAGAGATTGAAAGCGTTTTAGCATTTAATTTACAAATTTTAGATGAAAATAAAAATGAAAAGATAGAACTTTTATCTGAAAGAGAACAAAATTTTCTTTTAAATTGGGATTCTGAAAAGTATAGAAAAAATATGTAA
- a CDS encoding dTDP-glucose 4,6-dehydratase has product MKTYLVTGAAGFIGANYLKYILKKHEDIKVIVVDALTYAGNLGTIREELKNKRVTFEKVDIRDRKEIKRIFSGNSIDYVVNFAAESHVDRSIENPQVFLETNILGTQNLLENAKEAWSMGKDKNGYPVYREGVKYLQVSTDEVYGSLSKDYEIAVDLKIEDEEVKKVVKNRKNLKTYGDKFFTEKTSLDPRSPYSSSKAGADHIVMAYGETYKMPINITRCSNNYGPYHFPEKLIPLMIKNVLEGKKLPVYGKGDNVRDWLYVEDHCKGIDIVLRKGRIGEVYNIGGFNEEQNINIVKLIIDILKDELSGNNKYKEVLKTDINNINYDLISYVQDRLGHDMRYAIDPSKISRELGWYPETDFETGIRKTVKWYLENQEWVNEVVSGDYQKYYNEMYKNR; this is encoded by the coding sequence ATGAAAACATATTTAGTAACGGGAGCAGCCGGTTTTATAGGTGCAAATTATTTAAAGTATATTTTAAAAAAACATGAAGACATCAAGGTTATAGTTGTAGATGCATTGACTTATGCAGGAAATTTAGGAACAATAAGAGAAGAATTGAAAAACAAAAGAGTGACATTTGAAAAAGTCGATATAAGAGATAGGAAAGAAATAAAAAGAATATTCTCAGGAAACAGCATAGATTATGTTGTAAATTTTGCTGCAGAATCTCATGTGGACAGATCTATTGAAAATCCTCAGGTATTTCTTGAAACAAATATTTTAGGAACACAAAATTTACTTGAAAATGCAAAAGAAGCATGGTCTATGGGAAAAGATAAAAACGGTTATCCTGTTTACAGGGAAGGAGTGAAATATCTTCAAGTTTCTACTGATGAAGTATATGGAAGCCTTTCAAAAGACTATGAAATTGCAGTTGATTTAAAAATAGAAGATGAGGAAGTAAAAAAAGTTGTAAAAAATAGAAAAAATCTAAAAACTTATGGAGACAAATTTTTTACAGAGAAAACTTCTTTGGATCCGAGAAGTCCTTATTCATCTTCCAAAGCGGGAGCTGACCATATCGTTATGGCATATGGAGAGACATATAAAATGCCGATAAATATAACAAGGTGTTCAAATAATTACGGTCCTTATCATTTTCCTGAAAAATTGATTCCTTTAATGATAAAAAATGTACTGGAAGGAAAAAAACTTCCTGTATATGGAAAAGGAGATAATGTAAGAGACTGGCTTTATGTGGAGGATCATTGTAAGGGAATAGACATTGTTCTTAGAAAAGGAAGAATAGGAGAAGTTTATAATATAGGGGGATTTAATGAAGAACAGAATATAAATATTGTAAAACTTATAATAGACATATTAAAAGATGAACTTTCAGGAAATAACAAATATAAAGAAGTATTGAAGACAGATATAAATAATATAAATTATGATCTTATTTCTTATGTGCAGGATAGGTTGGGACATGATATGAGATATGCCATAGATCCTTCAAAAATATCAAGAGAATTGGGTTGGTATCCTGAAACCGATTTTGAAACAGGAATAAGAAAAACAGTAAAATGGTATCTTGAAAATCAGGAATGGGTAAATGAAGTTGTTTCAGGAGACTATCAAAAATATTATAATGAAATGTATAAAAACAGATAA